One window of the Pelmatolapia mariae isolate MD_Pm_ZW linkage group LG15, Pm_UMD_F_2, whole genome shotgun sequence genome contains the following:
- the cep170bb gene encoding centrosomal protein of 170 kDa protein B isoform X4 has product MSVTSWFLVSSSGTRHRLPREMIFVGREDCELMLQSRSVDKQHAVINYNPTTDEHLVKDLGSLNGTFVNDLRIPDQTYITLKLSDIIRFGYDSHVYVLEKSQHKVPEEALKHEKYSSQLQMSLKPSEGKKSDVDEQARGEKAQSTKSLTQEAPVCRPTPLYGQPSWWGEEDYGSKVQTSDEPHSDVQKDAPSADPEFSASLSDCQAKSAFPSYHREPSYFEIPTKDFQHPKSSGAELHEIPTKDTDTPLAPPSPPTPTPPVVQSHASFTIEFDDCMPGKIKIKDHITKFSTRQRKPQATPTKTAIMATPAEVMSAESKVADWLVHSDVSMMKRRPPSEDVYSTKSDLAMNIKTLKGHHHEDGTQSDSEDPVLKGRSKSHHSVRTEHSMQSELSQASQQAIQSGQSIHSQLHQPLQYAPPRPASASPVAPERPLSQSPPKAPSPTEFPKQGPPEHLTQQAFIIEFFDDNPRKKRSQSFTHNPAHADSYSTLRAKLERRKGGERPASVHGHIPPTQQVTVPLKGQSHGGPQRSSSLKREKNEGEAASSASSSRSSSGIIIRPFGSVGKKSKLAQEFAAEFLKDSGRNDSSPTRDKTSPPPMSAPPVMVSPHHTRIPSTQEPPAPSSVSYPASPLQPPAISKTPVPVNIPGPAAAPVHPSGPPFSPMLPMAVRGADVKGTQRMARNEEDDSLSDAGTYTIETESQDKEVEEARNMIDQVFGVLDSPEYSGVNTGVYRPVINDGKDEHANLPSDGSTVDSLHGFIPSSISGPSTGPIQVPAAHAAGLEGPKWVSRWASLADSYAEPGSTPPQGECLEDSRLMSPSMGNYSYDNSESESSNSSRTRRLLPQVPPEKLDGVTPSIMIRHESYQSQEPLDRASGPSHSVDSTQRLSVQDDVDPDSLSDASRSDDGPVQEKMRTNQVKTAFVSPGITGPQLRGQEKVPPSSKSTCFYIGSEDHPSKPEQAQSPVQSEKTRDLPAKTPPTTVLIRHLSGHEPKRTGVKPNSSAPNLQTQDKDSVPTKDSCTSSFIRQESFTKDQPSDTVQMKKLPHISSHPSIRDMEQRRENIQDAQSFLQEGTLSSLDAKFPSSGSGRSSKKEGSSSHMDDSLSGESDVDTASTVSQVSSKNTPVSSTSKKRPPISSLQKERSSSSPSIQEKGQQLSARERLSEKRRNQITANAANKAEAAKRFQMRRSAGNRGSLDLSEGQQGSGPQWTETPSSDHETSRPSSRSKKLIAPLQKEDNGKTPRTATQQVLTRSNSLSAPRPTRASMLRRARLGEASDNEGAETDRGSQNSDHIVAAHKVSTEGKKLSRLDILAMPRKRTGSFTNPSDTEASSTGRPTFSNRNTEAVVSTRKTSVGDNRQAASRGGGAPVKQPLTRTRSSGAKYTGSGSRRRQKGSDFSSSSDEEYETSGSISRAKRSSHPSTSDQTPHSHRTPATRTKSVSLETEEDEDQNDVDPYQNWSTHSAEIAKLSQDLAKDLAILAKEIHDVAGDGDLPSSGMGTTTSPSSLPNTPASTISAREETPSCPYLWGVRPSQLVQRIPEASLNYQKVPPGSAAVSELDANMNEPETGSKQRRPWNREEVILDNLMLNPVSQLSQAIRENTEQLAEKMKVLFQNKAEVWEEIEAKINTENEVPILKTSNKEITSILKELRRVQRQLEVINTIVEPGGGLQAAASAASLSQTRPSTREKKPSTKHRGAPNTNESSKRPPRGPDGAHNMA; this is encoded by the exons ATGAGTGTGACATCATGGTTCCTGGTAAGCAGTTCGGGGACTCGACACCGCCTCCCCCGAGAGATGATCTTTGTGGGCCGAGAGGACTGCGAGCTGATGCTTCAG tctcgcagtgtggacaaacagcacGCTGTCATCAACTACAACCCGACCACTGATGAACACCTGGTGAAGGACCTGGGCAGCCTCAATGGG acGTTTGTAAACGACCTGCGGATTCCTGATCAGACCTACATCACCCTCAAACTGTCCGACATCATCCGCTTCGGATATG ATTCTCACGTCTACGTTCTGGAGAAAAGTCAACACAAAGTCCCAGAGGAGGCCCTAAAG CATGAGAAGTACAGCAGTCAGCTGCAGATGAGCCTAAAGCCTTCAGAGGGGAAGAAGAGCGACGTGGACGAGCAGGCGAGAGGCGAGAAAGCGCAGAGTACCAAGAGCCTCACACAGG AGGCGCCGGTGTGTCGGCCCACTCCTTTGTATGGCCAGCCTTCCTGGTGGGGAGAGGAGGATTATGGGAGTAAAGTCCAAACCAGCGatgagccacattcag ATGTTCAGAAAGATGCTCCGTCTGCGGATCCAGAATTTTCTGCATCGCTGTCAGACTGTCAGGCAAAGTCCGCCTTCCCTTCGTACCACCGTGAGCCGAGCTATTTTGAGATCCCCACCAAGGACTTCCAGCACCCTAAATCCTCAGGGGCGGAGCTCCATGAGATTCCCACCAAGGACACTGACACGCCCCTGGCCCCACCCTCACCTCCCACTCCGACTCCACCTGTCGTTCAGAGCCACGCCTCCTTTACCATTGAGTTTGATGATTGCATGCCTGGGAAGATCAAGATTAAAGACCACATCACCAAGTTCTCCACTCGCCAGAGGAAGCCGCAGGCTACACCCACCAAGACAGCCATCATGGCCACACCTGCAGAGGTAATGTCAGCAGAGAGCAAGGTGGCTGACTGGCTGGTCCACAGTGATGTAAGCATGATGAAGAGACGTCCGCCGTCTGAAGACGTTTACAGCACCAAGAGTGACCTCGCCATGAACATCAAGACCCTGAAAG GTCACCACCATGAGGATGGGACCCAGAGTGACTCAGAGGACCCAGTTCTCAAAGGAAGGAGTAAATCCCACCACTCAGTCCGCACTGAGCACTCTATGCAATCAGAGCTGTCCCAGGCGTCGCAGCAGGCCATCCAATCAGGCCAGTCCATCCATAGTCAGCTACACCAACCACTGCAGTATGCTCCACCCAGACCGGCCTCTGCCTCACCCGTGGCCCCTGAGAGGCCCCTGTCCCAGAGCCCTCCTAAAGCTCCATCACCCACCGAATTTCCCAAACAGGGGCCCCCCGAGCACCTCACTCAGCAAGCTTTCATCATTGAGTTCTTTGATGACAACCCACGCAAGAAGCGCTCTCAGTCCTTCACCCACAACCCCGCCCATGCTGACTCGTACTCCACACTCAGAGCCAAGTTGGAGCGGCGGAAAGGCGGCGAGAGGCCGGCATCTGTGCACGGCCACATCCCTCCCACACAGCAGGTGACGGTTCCTCTGAAGGGTCAGAGCCATGGCGGCCCTCAGAGGTCAAGCTCTctgaagagagaaaagaatgagGGGGAGGCGGCTTCGTCGGCTTCCTCGTCTCGCTCCTCATCGGGCATCATCATCCGACCTTTCGGCAGCGTTGGGAAGAAGTCAAAGCTCGCCCAGGAGTTTGCTGCTGAATTCCTGAAGGATTCGGGTCGTAATGACTCCTCCCCAACCAGGGATAAGACATCTCCTCCACCAATGTCTGCACCTCCTGTGATGGTGTCGCCTCATCATACAAGGATCCCCTCCACACAAGAACCTCCAGCTCCATCTTCTGTCTCCTACCCTGCCTCCCCATTACAGCCTCCAGCAATCTCAAAGACCCCAGTCCCAGTCAACATTCCAGGCCCAGCTGCCGCTCCGGTCCATCCGTCTGGACCTCCCTTCTCCCCCATGTTGCCCATGGCTGTCCGTGGAGCAGATGTCAAAGGTACCCAGAGGATGGCCAGGAACGAGGAAGACGACAGCTTGAGCGATGCTGGGACCTACACCATCGAGACGGAGTCGCAGGACAAAGAGGTGGAAGAGGCTCGTAACATGATCGATCAG GTGTTTGGTGTCCTCGATTCTCCAGAGTACAGTGGTGTGAACACAGGTGTGTATAGACCTGTGATAAATGATGGAAAGGATGAGCACGCTAACCTGCCTAGTGATGGTAGCACTGTGGACTCATTGCATGGCTTTATCCCATCTTCTATCAGCGGCCCTTCAACAGGCCCcatacag GTTCCAGCTGCTCATGCTGCAGGTCTGGAAGGCCCTAAGTGGGTTTCACGTTGGGCCAGTCTAGCAGACAGCTACGCCGAACCTGGTTCCACTCCACCTCAAGGAGAATGTCTAGAAG ATTCACGTCTCATGAGCCCTTCAATGGGAAACTACAGCTACGACAACTCTGAGTCAGAGTCCAGCAACAGCTCCAGGACAAGAAGGCTGCTGCCCCAAGTGCCTCCAGAAAAGCTGGACGGTGTCACCCCAAGCATCATGATTCGCCATGAATCTTACCAAAGCCAGGAACCTCTGGACAGAGCCTCTGGTCCCTCCCACTCAGTTGACTCCACCCAGCGCCTGTCTGTTCAGGATGATGTGGACCCAGACAGCCTGAGTGATGCCAGTCGCTCAGATGATGGACCTGTTCAAGAGAAGATGAGGACGAATCAGGTCAAGACTGCATTTGTATCTCCAGGGATCACTGGTCCTCAGCTTAGAGGTCAGGAGAAAGTGCCTCCATCCTCCAAATCCACCTGCTTCTACATTGGTTCAGAAGACCATCCCAGCAAACCTGAGCAAGCCCAGAGCCCAGTACAGTCTGAGAAGACAAGAGACCTCCCAGCAAAAACTCCCCCTACCACTGTCCTGATCCGACATCTGAGTGGACACGAACCCAAGAGGACGGGAGTCAAACCCAATAGCTCTGCTCCAAACCTCCAAACACAGGACAAAGATTCAGTACCAACCAAAGACAGTTGCACATCATCCTTCATCCGTCAGGAGAGTTTCACCAAAGACCAGCCCAGTGACACTGTCCAGATGAAGAAGCTTCCCCACATCTCCAGCCACCCATCCATCAGAGACATGGAGCAGAGGCGGGAGAACATCCAGGACGCACAGTCCTTCCTTCAGGAAGGAACTCTATCCTCTCTGGATGCCAAGTTCCCCTCCTCTGGTTCAGGTCGCAGCTCAAAGAAGGAGGGTTCGTCCAGCCACATGGACGACTCCCTATCTGGTGAGTCAGATGTGGACACAGCTAGCACGGTGAGTCAAGTGAGTAGCAAAAACACTCCAGTCAGCTCAACTTCTAAAAAGCGTCCTCCCATCAGCAGCCTTCAAAAGGAGAGGTCCTCTTCTAGTCCATCCATCCAAGAGAAGGGACAGCAGCTCAGCGCCCGTGAGCGACTTTCTGAGAAACGCCGAAACCAGATCACTGCCAATGCAGCAAATAAGGCAGAGGCAGCGAAGCGCTTCCAGATGCGCCGCAGTGCCGGGAATCGTGGCTCTCTGGATCTGTCTGAAGGCCAGCAGGGGTCTGGTCCGCAGTGGACCGAAACCCCATCATCTGATCACGAAACGTCCCGTCCATCCAGCCGCAGCAAAAAACTCATTGCCCCTCTTCAGAAAGAAGACAACGGTAAGACGCCCAGGACGGCGACCCAGCAGGTTCTGACACGTTCCAACAGCCTGTCAGCGCCACGGCCGACCCGAGCCTCAATGCTGCGGCGGGCACGTCTGGGTGAAGCTTCAGATAACGAAGGTGCGGAGACTGACCGAGgctctcagaattctgaccaTATCGTTGCGGCGCACAAAGTGTCCACCGAGGGGAAGAAGCTGTCCAGGCTGGACATCTTAGCGATGCCCAGGAAGAGGACCGGCTCCTTCACCAACCCCAGCGATACCGAGGCATCCTCCACAGGACGGCCCACTTTCTCCAACCGGAACACAGAGGCTGTTGTCAGCACCAGGAAGACATCGGTGGGTGACAACCGGCAGGCAGCTAGCAGAGGAGGCGGAGCTCCAGTGAAGCAACCTCTGACACGTACCCGTTCGAGCGGAGCCAAGTACACCGGCAGTG GTTCCCGTCGCAGACAGAAGGGCTCggacttctcctcttcctctgatgAAGAATACGAGACGAGTGGCAGTATCTCCAGAGCCAAACGCTCCTCCCATCCTTCCACCTCTGACCAGACGCCACACAGCCACCGTACACCCGCCACCAGGACCAAGTCCGTCTCCCTGGAAACGGAGGAGGATGAGGATCAGAATGACGTTGACCCGTACCAGAACTGGTCCACGCACAGCGCTGAGATCGCCAA GCTCAGTCAGGACCTGGCTAAAGACTTGGCCATCCTGGCGAAGGAAATCCACGATGTCGCCGGGGATGGGGACTTGCCGAGCTCTGGCATGGGCACCACCACGTCTCCCAGCTCGCTGCCCAACACGCCAGCCTCCACCATCTCCGCCAGGGAGGAG ACGCCATCCTGTCCATACTTATGGGGGGTCCGACCATCTCAG CTGGTCCAGCGTATCCCTGAGGCCAGTTTAAACTACCAGAAGGTTCCTCCAGGTTCTGCTGCTGTCTCGGAACTGGACGCAAATATGAATGAGCCAGAGACCGGTTCTAAGCAACGGCGTCCGTGGAACCGCGAAGAG GTGATTCTGGACAACCTGATGCTGAATCCAGTGTCTCAGCTGTCTCAGGCCATCCGGGAGAACACAGAGCAGCTGGCCGAAAAAATGAA AGTTTTGTTCCAGAACAAGGCTGAGGTCTGGGAGGAGATTGAGGCAAAGATCAATACTGAAAATGAAGTCCCCATCCTGAAGACCTCCAACAAG GAAATTACCTCCATTttgaaagagctgaggagagttcAGAGGCAGCTTGAAG
- the cep170bb gene encoding centrosomal protein of 170 kDa protein B isoform X2: MSVTSWFLVSSSGTRHRLPREMIFVGREDCELMLQSRSVDKQHAVINYNPTTDEHLVKDLGSLNGTFVNDLRIPDQTYITLKLSDIIRFGYDSHVYVLEKSQHKVPEEALKHEKYSSQLQMSLKPSEGKKSDVDEQARGEKAQSTKSLTQEAPVCRPTPLYGQPSWWGEEDYGSKVQTSDEPHSDVQKDAPSADPEFSASLSDCQAKSAFPSYHREPSYFEIPTKDFQHPKSSGAELHEIPTKDTDTPLAPPSPPTPTPPVVQSHASFTIEFDDCMPGKIKIKDHITKFSTRQRKPQATPTKTAIMATPAEVMSAESKVADWLVHSDVSMMKRRPPSEDVYSTKSDLAMNIKTLKGHHHEDGTQSDSEDPVLKGRSKSHHSVRTEHSMQSELSQASQQAIQSGQSIHSQLHQPLQYAPPRPASASPVAPERPLSQSPPKAPSPTEFPKQGPPEHLTQQAFIIEFFDDNPRKKRSQSFTHNPAHADSYSTLRAKLERRKGGERPASVHGHIPPTQQVTVPLKGQSHGGPQRSSSLKREKNEGEAASSASSSRSSSGIIIRPFGSVGKKSKLAQEFAAEFLKDSGRNDSSPTRDKTSPPPMSAPPVMVSPHHTRIPSTQEPPAPSSVSYPASPLQPPAISKTPVPVNIPGPAAAPVHPSGPPFSPMLPMAVRGADVKGTQRMARNEEDDSLSDAGTYTIETESQDKEVEEARNMIDQVFGVLDSPEYSGVNTGVYRPVINDGKDEHANLPSDGSTVDSLHGFIPSSISGPSTGPIQVPAAHAAGLEGPKWVSRWASLADSYAEPGSTPPQGECLEDSRLMSPSMGNYSYDNSESESSNSSRTRRLLPQVPPEKLDGVTPSIMIRHESYQSQEPLDRASGPSHSVDSTQRLSVQDDVDPDSLSDASRSDDGPVQEKMRTNQVKTAFVSPGITGPQLRGQEKVPPSSKSTCFYIGSEDHPSKPEQAQSPVQSEKTRDLPAKTPPTTVLIRHLSGHEPKRTGVKPNSSAPNLQTQDKDSVPTKDSCTSSFIRQESFTKDQPSDTVQMKKLPHISSHPSIRDMEQRRENIQDAQSFLQEGTLSSLDAKFPSSGSGRSSKKEGSSSHMDDSLSGESDVDTASTVSQVSSKNTPVSSTSKKRPPISSLQKERSSSSPSIQEKGQQLSARERLSEKRRNQITANAANKAEAAKRFQMRRSAGNRGSLDLSEGQQGSGPQWTETPSSDHETSRPSSRSKKLIAPLQKEDNGKTPRTATQQVLTRSNSLSAPRPTRASMLRRARLGEASDNEGAETDRGSQNSDHIVAAHKVSTEGKKLSRLDILAMPRKRTGSFTNPSDTEASSTGRPTFSNRNTEAVVSTRKTSVGDNRQAASRGGGAPVKQPLTRTRSSGAKYTGSGSRRRQKGSDFSSSSDEEYETSGSISRAKRSSHPSTSDQTPHSHRTPATRTKSVSLETEEDEDQNDVDPYQNWSTHSAEIAKLSQDLAKDLAILAKEIHDVAGDGDLPSSGMGTTTSPSSLPNTPASTISAREETPSCPYLWGVRPSQVILDNLMLNPVSQLSQAIRENTEQLAEKMKVLFQNKAEVWEEIEAKINTENEVPILKTSNKEITSILKELRRVQRQLEVINTIVEPGGGLQAAASAASLSQTRPSTREKKPSTKHRGAPNTNESSKRPPRGPDGAHNMA; the protein is encoded by the exons ATGAGTGTGACATCATGGTTCCTGGTAAGCAGTTCGGGGACTCGACACCGCCTCCCCCGAGAGATGATCTTTGTGGGCCGAGAGGACTGCGAGCTGATGCTTCAG tctcgcagtgtggacaaacagcacGCTGTCATCAACTACAACCCGACCACTGATGAACACCTGGTGAAGGACCTGGGCAGCCTCAATGGG acGTTTGTAAACGACCTGCGGATTCCTGATCAGACCTACATCACCCTCAAACTGTCCGACATCATCCGCTTCGGATATG ATTCTCACGTCTACGTTCTGGAGAAAAGTCAACACAAAGTCCCAGAGGAGGCCCTAAAG CATGAGAAGTACAGCAGTCAGCTGCAGATGAGCCTAAAGCCTTCAGAGGGGAAGAAGAGCGACGTGGACGAGCAGGCGAGAGGCGAGAAAGCGCAGAGTACCAAGAGCCTCACACAGG AGGCGCCGGTGTGTCGGCCCACTCCTTTGTATGGCCAGCCTTCCTGGTGGGGAGAGGAGGATTATGGGAGTAAAGTCCAAACCAGCGatgagccacattcag ATGTTCAGAAAGATGCTCCGTCTGCGGATCCAGAATTTTCTGCATCGCTGTCAGACTGTCAGGCAAAGTCCGCCTTCCCTTCGTACCACCGTGAGCCGAGCTATTTTGAGATCCCCACCAAGGACTTCCAGCACCCTAAATCCTCAGGGGCGGAGCTCCATGAGATTCCCACCAAGGACACTGACACGCCCCTGGCCCCACCCTCACCTCCCACTCCGACTCCACCTGTCGTTCAGAGCCACGCCTCCTTTACCATTGAGTTTGATGATTGCATGCCTGGGAAGATCAAGATTAAAGACCACATCACCAAGTTCTCCACTCGCCAGAGGAAGCCGCAGGCTACACCCACCAAGACAGCCATCATGGCCACACCTGCAGAGGTAATGTCAGCAGAGAGCAAGGTGGCTGACTGGCTGGTCCACAGTGATGTAAGCATGATGAAGAGACGTCCGCCGTCTGAAGACGTTTACAGCACCAAGAGTGACCTCGCCATGAACATCAAGACCCTGAAAG GTCACCACCATGAGGATGGGACCCAGAGTGACTCAGAGGACCCAGTTCTCAAAGGAAGGAGTAAATCCCACCACTCAGTCCGCACTGAGCACTCTATGCAATCAGAGCTGTCCCAGGCGTCGCAGCAGGCCATCCAATCAGGCCAGTCCATCCATAGTCAGCTACACCAACCACTGCAGTATGCTCCACCCAGACCGGCCTCTGCCTCACCCGTGGCCCCTGAGAGGCCCCTGTCCCAGAGCCCTCCTAAAGCTCCATCACCCACCGAATTTCCCAAACAGGGGCCCCCCGAGCACCTCACTCAGCAAGCTTTCATCATTGAGTTCTTTGATGACAACCCACGCAAGAAGCGCTCTCAGTCCTTCACCCACAACCCCGCCCATGCTGACTCGTACTCCACACTCAGAGCCAAGTTGGAGCGGCGGAAAGGCGGCGAGAGGCCGGCATCTGTGCACGGCCACATCCCTCCCACACAGCAGGTGACGGTTCCTCTGAAGGGTCAGAGCCATGGCGGCCCTCAGAGGTCAAGCTCTctgaagagagaaaagaatgagGGGGAGGCGGCTTCGTCGGCTTCCTCGTCTCGCTCCTCATCGGGCATCATCATCCGACCTTTCGGCAGCGTTGGGAAGAAGTCAAAGCTCGCCCAGGAGTTTGCTGCTGAATTCCTGAAGGATTCGGGTCGTAATGACTCCTCCCCAACCAGGGATAAGACATCTCCTCCACCAATGTCTGCACCTCCTGTGATGGTGTCGCCTCATCATACAAGGATCCCCTCCACACAAGAACCTCCAGCTCCATCTTCTGTCTCCTACCCTGCCTCCCCATTACAGCCTCCAGCAATCTCAAAGACCCCAGTCCCAGTCAACATTCCAGGCCCAGCTGCCGCTCCGGTCCATCCGTCTGGACCTCCCTTCTCCCCCATGTTGCCCATGGCTGTCCGTGGAGCAGATGTCAAAGGTACCCAGAGGATGGCCAGGAACGAGGAAGACGACAGCTTGAGCGATGCTGGGACCTACACCATCGAGACGGAGTCGCAGGACAAAGAGGTGGAAGAGGCTCGTAACATGATCGATCAG GTGTTTGGTGTCCTCGATTCTCCAGAGTACAGTGGTGTGAACACAGGTGTGTATAGACCTGTGATAAATGATGGAAAGGATGAGCACGCTAACCTGCCTAGTGATGGTAGCACTGTGGACTCATTGCATGGCTTTATCCCATCTTCTATCAGCGGCCCTTCAACAGGCCCcatacag GTTCCAGCTGCTCATGCTGCAGGTCTGGAAGGCCCTAAGTGGGTTTCACGTTGGGCCAGTCTAGCAGACAGCTACGCCGAACCTGGTTCCACTCCACCTCAAGGAGAATGTCTAGAAG ATTCACGTCTCATGAGCCCTTCAATGGGAAACTACAGCTACGACAACTCTGAGTCAGAGTCCAGCAACAGCTCCAGGACAAGAAGGCTGCTGCCCCAAGTGCCTCCAGAAAAGCTGGACGGTGTCACCCCAAGCATCATGATTCGCCATGAATCTTACCAAAGCCAGGAACCTCTGGACAGAGCCTCTGGTCCCTCCCACTCAGTTGACTCCACCCAGCGCCTGTCTGTTCAGGATGATGTGGACCCAGACAGCCTGAGTGATGCCAGTCGCTCAGATGATGGACCTGTTCAAGAGAAGATGAGGACGAATCAGGTCAAGACTGCATTTGTATCTCCAGGGATCACTGGTCCTCAGCTTAGAGGTCAGGAGAAAGTGCCTCCATCCTCCAAATCCACCTGCTTCTACATTGGTTCAGAAGACCATCCCAGCAAACCTGAGCAAGCCCAGAGCCCAGTACAGTCTGAGAAGACAAGAGACCTCCCAGCAAAAACTCCCCCTACCACTGTCCTGATCCGACATCTGAGTGGACACGAACCCAAGAGGACGGGAGTCAAACCCAATAGCTCTGCTCCAAACCTCCAAACACAGGACAAAGATTCAGTACCAACCAAAGACAGTTGCACATCATCCTTCATCCGTCAGGAGAGTTTCACCAAAGACCAGCCCAGTGACACTGTCCAGATGAAGAAGCTTCCCCACATCTCCAGCCACCCATCCATCAGAGACATGGAGCAGAGGCGGGAGAACATCCAGGACGCACAGTCCTTCCTTCAGGAAGGAACTCTATCCTCTCTGGATGCCAAGTTCCCCTCCTCTGGTTCAGGTCGCAGCTCAAAGAAGGAGGGTTCGTCCAGCCACATGGACGACTCCCTATCTGGTGAGTCAGATGTGGACACAGCTAGCACGGTGAGTCAAGTGAGTAGCAAAAACACTCCAGTCAGCTCAACTTCTAAAAAGCGTCCTCCCATCAGCAGCCTTCAAAAGGAGAGGTCCTCTTCTAGTCCATCCATCCAAGAGAAGGGACAGCAGCTCAGCGCCCGTGAGCGACTTTCTGAGAAACGCCGAAACCAGATCACTGCCAATGCAGCAAATAAGGCAGAGGCAGCGAAGCGCTTCCAGATGCGCCGCAGTGCCGGGAATCGTGGCTCTCTGGATCTGTCTGAAGGCCAGCAGGGGTCTGGTCCGCAGTGGACCGAAACCCCATCATCTGATCACGAAACGTCCCGTCCATCCAGCCGCAGCAAAAAACTCATTGCCCCTCTTCAGAAAGAAGACAACGGTAAGACGCCCAGGACGGCGACCCAGCAGGTTCTGACACGTTCCAACAGCCTGTCAGCGCCACGGCCGACCCGAGCCTCAATGCTGCGGCGGGCACGTCTGGGTGAAGCTTCAGATAACGAAGGTGCGGAGACTGACCGAGgctctcagaattctgaccaTATCGTTGCGGCGCACAAAGTGTCCACCGAGGGGAAGAAGCTGTCCAGGCTGGACATCTTAGCGATGCCCAGGAAGAGGACCGGCTCCTTCACCAACCCCAGCGATACCGAGGCATCCTCCACAGGACGGCCCACTTTCTCCAACCGGAACACAGAGGCTGTTGTCAGCACCAGGAAGACATCGGTGGGTGACAACCGGCAGGCAGCTAGCAGAGGAGGCGGAGCTCCAGTGAAGCAACCTCTGACACGTACCCGTTCGAGCGGAGCCAAGTACACCGGCAGTG GTTCCCGTCGCAGACAGAAGGGCTCggacttctcctcttcctctgatgAAGAATACGAGACGAGTGGCAGTATCTCCAGAGCCAAACGCTCCTCCCATCCTTCCACCTCTGACCAGACGCCACACAGCCACCGTACACCCGCCACCAGGACCAAGTCCGTCTCCCTGGAAACGGAGGAGGATGAGGATCAGAATGACGTTGACCCGTACCAGAACTGGTCCACGCACAGCGCTGAGATCGCCAA GCTCAGTCAGGACCTGGCTAAAGACTTGGCCATCCTGGCGAAGGAAATCCACGATGTCGCCGGGGATGGGGACTTGCCGAGCTCTGGCATGGGCACCACCACGTCTCCCAGCTCGCTGCCCAACACGCCAGCCTCCACCATCTCCGCCAGGGAGGAG ACGCCATCCTGTCCATACTTATGGGGGGTCCGACCATCTCAG GTGATTCTGGACAACCTGATGCTGAATCCAGTGTCTCAGCTGTCTCAGGCCATCCGGGAGAACACAGAGCAGCTGGCCGAAAAAATGAA AGTTTTGTTCCAGAACAAGGCTGAGGTCTGGGAGGAGATTGAGGCAAAGATCAATACTGAAAATGAAGTCCCCATCCTGAAGACCTCCAACAAG GAAATTACCTCCATTttgaaagagctgaggagagttcAGAGGCAGCTTGAAG